The Spirosoma sp. SC4-14 DNA window GTAACTACCGATCATAATGACGCCAACCGCAGCCAGAATAAAGAACCAGAGGCCCGCGTTAAACGAGCTTACTGTGCCATCGGCCAGACCGATAAAAAAGAAGTAAAAAATGATCAGGGCAATAATGGCGTCAAAAGCCCACAAGATCCAGAAAAAAGTCATGATT harbors:
- a CDS encoding osmoprotectant transporter permease; protein product: MTFFWILWAFDAIIALIIFYFFFIGLADGTVSSFNAGLWFFILAAVGVIMIGSYWLQTHQYGLWAKVLLSVLAIPGALYGLFILLILITNPRWN